A window from Polynucleobacter sp. MWH-UH25E encodes these proteins:
- the ppsA gene encoding phosphoenolpyruvate synthase, whose protein sequence is MSNQQQQNSSMANAYVLPFEQLRMMDVESVGGKNASLGEMISQLASTGVRVPTGFATTALAFRDFLKHNNLTERIQKRLEGLNIDDVRALAQAGAEIREWIETAPFQPKLEEDIRKAFATLDDSGKGSFAVRSSATAEDLPDASFAGQQETFLNVEGIEDVLSKIREVFASLYNDRAISYRVHKGFAHEEVALSAGIQRMVRSDLGASGVMFTLDTESGFEDVVFITSSYGLGETVVQGAVNPDEFYVFKTTLAQGKKAIIRRTLGSKLIQMQFAPKGSAEKVQTVDVTPEKRNRFSLEDGDITELAKYAVIIEKHYGRPMDIEWGKDGQDGRIYILQARPETVKSQAAGQVEMRYKLKGSSKVLAKGRAIGQKIGAGPVRVIRDPSEMDRVQPGDVLVADMTDPNWEPVMKRASAIVTNRGGRTCHAAIIARELGVPAVVGCGDATEQLQDGMVVTVSCAEGDEGHIYDGLIETEVTEVSRGALPDIPVKITMNIGNPQLAFDFCQLPNAGVGLARLEFIINNYIGVHPRAVLEYPNIDPDLKRAVESVARGYASPRQFYEDKLVEGVATIAAAFYPKPVIVRLSDFKSNEYKKLIGGSRYEPDEENPMLGFRGASRYVSEEFGEAFALECAAMKRVREDMGLDNVEIMVPFVRTIKQAERVINMMEKFGLKRGINGLRLIMMCEIPSNAILADQFLEYFDGFSIGSNDMTQLTLGLDRDSGMELLAIDFDERDPAVEFMVERSIVACRKQDKYVGICGQGPSDHPDFARWLVEKGITSISLNPDSVVETWEMLGKSLKA, encoded by the coding sequence ATGTCCAACCAACAGCAACAAAATAGCAGTATGGCAAATGCCTATGTTTTGCCTTTTGAGCAACTTCGAATGATGGATGTTGAGTCAGTCGGCGGTAAAAATGCATCTTTAGGCGAAATGATTTCACAGCTCGCTTCAACGGGGGTTCGTGTACCAACCGGTTTTGCGACAACTGCATTGGCGTTTCGGGATTTTCTGAAACACAATAATTTGACCGAACGTATTCAAAAGCGTTTAGAAGGTCTCAATATCGATGATGTGCGTGCATTGGCACAGGCGGGTGCGGAGATTCGTGAGTGGATTGAAACTGCTCCATTCCAGCCAAAGCTCGAGGAAGATATTCGCAAAGCATTCGCAACTCTAGATGATTCCGGAAAAGGTTCATTTGCGGTTCGTTCATCCGCTACTGCGGAAGACTTGCCTGATGCTTCATTCGCTGGTCAGCAAGAAACATTTTTGAACGTCGAGGGCATTGAAGATGTATTAAGTAAGATTCGCGAAGTTTTTGCTTCCCTGTATAACGATCGCGCCATCTCCTACCGTGTTCATAAGGGCTTTGCCCATGAAGAGGTTGCCTTGTCGGCTGGTATTCAGCGCATGGTACGTTCCGACTTGGGTGCTTCTGGTGTGATGTTTACACTCGACACCGAATCAGGTTTTGAGGATGTGGTTTTCATTACATCTAGCTATGGTTTAGGTGAGACGGTTGTGCAGGGTGCTGTAAACCCAGACGAGTTTTATGTGTTCAAGACCACATTAGCGCAAGGTAAAAAAGCGATCATTCGCCGCACCTTGGGATCCAAGTTGATTCAAATGCAATTTGCACCAAAAGGTTCTGCTGAAAAAGTGCAAACAGTCGATGTCACGCCTGAAAAGCGCAATCGCTTTTCTTTAGAAGATGGAGACATCACAGAGTTAGCAAAATACGCAGTCATCATTGAGAAGCATTATGGCCGCCCAATGGATATTGAGTGGGGCAAAGACGGTCAAGATGGCCGCATCTATATTTTGCAAGCACGTCCTGAGACCGTGAAGAGCCAAGCAGCTGGCCAAGTGGAGATGCGCTACAAACTCAAAGGCAGCTCCAAGGTATTGGCAAAAGGCCGCGCGATTGGTCAAAAGATTGGTGCTGGTCCAGTACGTGTAATCCGTGACCCAAGCGAAATGGACCGCGTTCAACCTGGCGATGTTTTGGTTGCTGACATGACTGACCCTAACTGGGAGCCGGTAATGAAGCGCGCTTCCGCAATTGTGACTAACCGCGGTGGTCGTACTTGCCACGCTGCAATTATTGCTCGTGAATTGGGTGTGCCTGCGGTGGTGGGCTGTGGTGATGCTACTGAGCAATTGCAAGATGGCATGGTGGTGACAGTTTCTTGTGCTGAGGGTGATGAAGGCCACATTTATGATGGCTTGATTGAAACTGAAGTAACTGAAGTTTCTCGTGGCGCATTGCCAGACATTCCTGTGAAGATCACCATGAATATCGGTAACCCACAATTGGCATTTGATTTCTGCCAATTGCCAAACGCGGGCGTAGGATTGGCTCGCTTAGAGTTCATTATTAATAACTACATTGGCGTACATCCACGCGCAGTGTTGGAATATCCAAACATTGACCCTGACCTTAAGCGTGCTGTAGAAAGTGTTGCTCGTGGTTATGCGAGCCCACGTCAATTCTATGAAGACAAGTTGGTTGAGGGTGTAGCTACCATTGCAGCCGCTTTTTATCCAAAGCCAGTCATCGTGCGCTTGTCAGATTTTAAGTCTAACGAGTACAAGAAGCTGATTGGTGGATCTCGCTATGAACCTGATGAAGAAAACCCGATGTTGGGTTTCCGTGGCGCGTCCCGCTATGTATCAGAAGAGTTTGGCGAAGCATTCGCGCTTGAGTGTGCAGCAATGAAGCGCGTTCGTGAAGATATGGGTCTTGATAACGTCGAGATCATGGTTCCATTTGTGCGTACCATTAAGCAAGCTGAGCGCGTCATTAATATGATGGAGAAGTTTGGTCTCAAGCGTGGTATCAATGGTTTGCGCCTCATTATGATGTGCGAGATTCCATCAAATGCTATCTTGGCGGATCAGTTCTTAGAGTATTTCGATGGCTTCTCTATCGGTTCAAACGATATGACCCAGCTAACCCTTGGTCTTGATCGTGACTCTGGTATGGAACTGCTAGCGATTGACTTTGATGAGCGCGATCCAGCTGTTGAGTTTATGGTGGAGCGCTCGATTGTCGCCTGTCGTAAGCAAGATAAATATGTAGGTATCTGCGGACAAGGCCCTTCTGATCATCCAGACTTTGCCCGTTGGTTGGTAGAGAAGGGCATTACTTCAATCTCCCTCAATCCGGATAGCGTAGTGGAAACCTGGGAAATGCTAGGTAAGAGTTTAAAAGCCTAA